The following is a genomic window from Desulfovibrio porci.
TTTTGCCCATAACGGTGAACGGCCGGATGCGCACTGTGACCATGGCGATGGCCTCCACGCGCCCGCGCGCGCTTTCGATAATGACGCCGTCGCCGTTGGCGATGCCCTTCTCCTTGGCCAGCTCATGGCTCATTTCAATATAGAGCTGGGGCTCGGCTTCCAGGAGGTTCGGCACATTGCGCGTCTCGCCGCCGCCGCACCAGTGCTCGGTCAGACTGTAAGTCGTCAGCACGATGGGATAGCGCGGGTCGGCCGCCTTGGCGAACTTGTCCATTTCCGAGTCGTGGAACTTGTACACCGGGCTGCTCAGCTGCCCGGAGAAGGGATGGCGGGCCAGAGGCGTTTCCGCCGGTTCGTAGTGCTCGGGGAAAGGGCCGTCCAGACGGCCCGTGCCGTATAACTGGGCATAGCCGTCGGTATTCATGATGAAGGCCAGCTTGCCCTTTTCCGTATCGGCCTGCGGGGGCCACGGCCCGTCGGGCACGTCGCCCACCCATTTGCCGTTCTCCCAGGCGATGACGGCCTTGGCGGGGTTCAGGGGCTTCCCGTTCACGTCCACTGAAGCGCGATTGTACAGGATGCGCCGGTTCACCGGCCAGCACCACGACCAGTTGGGATACAGGCCGATGGCGGCCTGCATGGGCGTCTGGCTGGGGTCGCGGCGTTTGGACTTGTTGCCCTCCTCTTCCGTGAAGCTGCCGCAATACAGCCAGTTCAGCGAGGATGTGGAACCGTCCTCCTTCAACTGGCCGAAAGCCGGGACCAGCTGGCCGCGCTTATAGGTTTTGCCGCCGACCTTGCTGTCGGCCCAGAACAGACCGTTGATGCGGCGGGTCCACTCCTCGGCGTCAAAGCTTTCCGGCCAGTTCAGCTTGAGCAGAGGGTCAGGGAACGCGCCGCCCTCGGCCTTGTAAAGCGCGCGCAGTCTGTTGACCAGAGGCACGAAGATGTCCGCGAAGCTGCGGGCCTCGCCGCCGGGTTCCACGGCCTTGTCGAACCACAGCAGCCAGCGTCCGCTGTTGCTGATGGTGCCCGCCTTTTCCACGCGGTGGGCCGAAGGCAGCAGAAAGACCTCGGTCTTCTTTTCCTTGGGGTCCACACCGGGACGGCGCCAGTTGTCCGTGGTTTCCGAATGGTGCAACTCCGAGCAGACCAGCCAGTCCAGGTTGTCCAGCGCGGCGCGCATCTTGTTGGTGTTGGGGAAGCTGTTCATGGGATTCACGCCGAAAATGAAGCCGCCCTTCATTTCGCCGTGGAACATCTTGTCCATGGTGTACATGTAGGAATAATCGACGCCCTTGTCGCCCTTGGGCAGCAGGTCGTAGCAGAAGTCGTTTTCCGGCGTGGCCGCGTCGCCGAACCAGCCCTTGAGCAGGCTGACCATATACTTGGGCCGGTTACCCCACCAGTTGGCGCTGTTTTTCAGCGCGGTCACCGGCGTGTTGGCCTTGTTGAATTCCGCCAGGGTCTGCCACTGGTCCTGTGGCAGGGCGATGTAGCCCGGCAGGATGTGGTACATCAGCGCATGGTCGGTGGAACCCTGCACATTGGGCTCGCCGCGCAGGGCGTTGATGCCGCCGCCCGCCACGCCGATGTTGCCCAGCAGCAACTGCACCAGGGTGGAGCAGCGAATATTCTGCACGCCCACCGTATGTTGGGTCCAGCCCAGGGCATAGAGAATGGTGCCCGCCTTGTCCGGTTTGCCCGTGGCGCAGAAGGCCTCATAAACCCGCAGCAAATTTTTCTCCGAAACGCCGGTCACGTCCGAGACATTTTTCAGACTGTAACGGGAATAGTGCCGCTTCATCAGATTGAAGACGCAGCGTTCGTTCCGCAGGCTGACGTCGCGCAACGGCGCGCCGTCAGGGCCTTTCTCGAACGCCCATTTGCTCCGGTCGTAGCTGCGGGTTTTGGGGTCATAACCGCTGAAAAGGCCGTCCTCAAAGGCATAGTCCTTGCCCACCACAAAGGCGGCGTTGGTATAATTGAGGACGTAATCTTTAAAATAGCTCTCCGACTGCAGGATATAATTGACCATGCCGCCGAGGAAGGCGATGTCCGTGCCGGAACGCAAGGGCACATGGAAATCGCAACGGGCCGAAGTGCGCGAGAACTTCGGGTCCACATGCATGAGGACCGCGCCCTTGTCCTTGGCCCGCATGATCCACTTGAAGGCGACGGGATGATGTTCCGCGGCATTGCTGCCGATAATAAGCACCGCATCGGCATTCTTGATGTCGATCCAGTGGTTGGTCATAGCACCGCGTCCGAACGACTCTGCCAGAGCCGCAACAGTGGGGCTGTGTCAGACCCGGGCCTGGTGGTCCATATGGACAACACCCAGGCCGCGCATGGCTTGATGGATGACCGCGCATTCCTCGTTGGAGGCGTGCGAGGTGCCCATCATGAAAATGCTCTCCAGACGGTTGACCGTCCGGCCTTCCGCGTTTTTCAGAACCATATCTTTGTCGCGGGCGTCCTTGACGCGCCGGGCGATCTGGTCCAGCGTCCAGTCCCAGCCCTTCTCTTCCCAGGTGTCGCTGTGTGGGGCGCGGTACAAAGGTTTTTTCAGCCGGTGGTCGTTGGTGTACATGCTGTACAGGGCCGCGCCCTTGGCGCAGAGCGCGCCCTCGTTCACCGGAAAATCCGGATCGCCTTCCGTGGAGACGAGCTTGCCGTCGCGCACATAGGCGATGACCTGACAGCAGACCGCGCAGAACGGACAGATGGTCACTACTTCTTTGGCGCCTTCAATCTTGAGCGATCTGGAGTAGGCCAGGGCATCCTCCAGATTGAAGCCCAGTTGCCCGAGGCTGAGGCACAAAGTCCCCATGCCCGCGAGTTTCAAAAATTTCCGACGTGAGCACTGCATAAGGCCTCTCCTTGTTGGAGCTGAAAAACCTCCAAAACAGCGACGGCCGTACGATTGCCGTCACTCGTCCGCACGCTTTCGCCTCAATATGTGTTTTCAAGCATATATGAAGACTATGCCAAAATGGAGCCCGTCGCAAGGGAGGAAAACGTTTTTTCGTTATTGCCCCGCGCACGGGCCGTCCGAAAAACAAAACCGCCCGTTGGGCCGCTCCATCCGTCAGGACGGAGTGGCCCAACGGGCGGCACGCTTTCGGAAACTATTCGATTCTAGGAGCTGTTTCTGAGAACAGATTAACTTTAAGAATATATATCCTTAAAGTTTGAAGACGCCCACTCCGGCGCTTAACAGCGCAAATAAATTACTCTAATGCCCGGTAATGCCATACTTTTTCAGCTTGTACTGAAGCAGGCTCTTGGAAATGCCCAGGTACTCCGCCGCCTTGACCTGCACCAGATCGGCGCGCACCAGCGCCCGGCGGATCAGGGCGGCCTCGATCTTTTCCAGTGTGTCGGCCAGATCCAGCTGCACGGGCAGCAGATCCACGGCGCTTTTAAACTGGGATTCCTCGTCGCGGATTTCCGCCGGAAGGTTGTCCACCTCAATGACCGAACCCGGCACCAGCACCAGACAGCTTTCCACCACGTTTTCCAGCTGGCGGATGTTGCCCGGCCATTCGTAGCCGGTGAGATAATTGAGGGCCTCGGTGCTGAAGGTCTTGGAAGGCATGTTGTTGTCCGCGATGACCTTTTCCACGAAATGGGCCACCAGCAAGGGGATGTCCTCCCGCCGTTCGCGCAGGGGCGGCAGGGGAATCTGGACCACGTTCAGGCGGTAATAGAGGTCGTCGCGAAAGGCGCCCTTCTCCACCATGGCCGCCAGATCCTTGTTGGTGGCCGCCACCACGCGGATGTCCACCTCAATTTCCTCGCCGCCGCCCACGCGCTCGAAGCGGCGCTCCTGCAGCACGCGCAGCAGTTTGACCTGGAGATCGGGCGTCAGTTCGGCGATTTCGTCCAGAAAAAGCGTGCCGCCGTCGGCCTGCTCGAAGCGGCCGCGCCGCATGGCCACCGCGCCGGTGAAGGATCCTTTTTCATGGCCGAACAACTCGCTTTCCAGCACGCCGGGATTCAGGGCCATGCAGTTCACGGACACAAAGGGCTTGTCCTTGCGCGGACTGGTGTAATGGATGGCGCGGGCCACCAGCTCCTTGCCGGTACCCGACTCGCCGGTGATCAGCACCGTGGAGCGGCTGGGCGCGGCGCGGTCCACCATGACCAGCACGTCGCGGATGGCCCGACTGCGGCCCACGATCTTGTGCACGCCGTAGCGCTCTTCCATGACCTCCTGCAACAGACGGTACTGGCGGTGGGCACGGGCGAGCTCCGTGGCGTTGTGGATGGAGAGCAGCAGTTCATCATTGGAAAAGGGCTTGGTGATGTAGTCAAAGGCCCCGTATTTCATCACCTCCACGGCGCTTTCAATGGAGCCGAAGGCCGTCATGATCAGCACCGGAATATACGGCCAGGACTTCTTGACCCGTTGCAGCACCTCCCGACCGGTGACCTTGGGCATTTTCATGTCCGTCACCACCACGTCCACCTCGCTTTCGTCCAAAAACGCCAGCGCGGTTTCCGGGTCGCTGATGGCCGTGACCGTATAGCCCTCGTCTTCCAGCAGGGTCTGAAGAACCAGAAGATAGTTTTTTTCGTCGTCCAGGACCAGAATATGCGATTTTTCACTCATCTTGAACCTCGGGCGCTTTCAGGTCGGCGGCGGGCAAAAGTACCCGCACCAGCGCCCCGCCTTCGGGGCCGTTTTCAAGTTCGATCTGACCGCCGTGGCTGGCGATGATCGACTGGACGATGGGCAGGCCGAGGCCCGTGCCGCCGTCCTTGGTGGTAAAAAAGGGATCCAGCAGACTGGGCAGGGTGGCAGGATCGAAACCCGGCCCGGAATCCAGAAATTCCAGGCGTACGCGGCCCGGCCCGTTTCCCTGGTCCGGCTCCAGACCGCCGCGAATCCGCACGATACCCGGCCCGTCCATGGCCTGCTGGCCGTTGACCAGAATATTGTAAAAGGCCCGGTACAGCAAATCCTTGTCCCCACGCACAAACAGGCCGGGCTCGACTTCACGCTCCACAGCCACGCCGTGGCGGCCCAGCTCCCCTTCCAGGAAAGCCATCACCTGATCCAGCACCAAGTTCACGTCCACCAGGCTCTGGCGGGGCTGGCGCGGCCGGGCGTAGTCCAGAAAATCGTTGACCGTCTGGGAAAGACGCACGGACTCGTCGTAAATGGCGCCCAGAATACGCGAGGTGCCCGCGTCGGCCTTGTCCGTACGGCGCTGGAGCAGTTCGGCGCTGGAGCGGATGATGCCTAGAGGATTGCGGATCTCATGGGCGATGCTGGCCACCACCCGCCCCATGCCGGCGAGCTTTTCATTGCTGTGCAGCTCGTTTTCCAGCAGACGGTTTTTGTGCATACGCTCGGCCAGGATCCGCTCGGCGCGGTGGATGAGCATCAGCAGCAGGCCGAACATGACTACCGAGGACAGCAGGCACATGACCACAATGATGCCCTGAAACGCCAGCACCTGCTCATAGTCGCCGGTAATGTCCTGGGTCAGCTCCAGCGCGCCCATGACCGGAGCCTGCTCGCCGGGCCGCAGGGTTTCGCCGCGCAGGGGGTAAAGCACGCGCAGCACAAAGGTGCCCTCGCGCAGCGGCACCCGGAAGGGAGCCTGCCAGGCCGGTATGCTGGAAATGATCTCGGACTTGGGGGCCGCGCCGTGCAGCACGTCGTCCAGATTGGGCGGCGACAGACCGGCCCGGCCCAGGTCTTCCTTCTTGGTGGAATACGCCACAAGACGCGAAAAATCATAGATGCGCAGCCGCTCCACGGGCAGCCCGTGGATCACGGACTGCACCACCTGATCCAGCCGTTCGTACTGGGCGGGCTGGCGCAGGGCGATGCGCCCGTTGGCCAGAATGGTGGGCAGGGCGAAACGCCGGAAAATCTGGCTGTTGAGGTTTTCCACCAGCAGTCGCGCGAAATCCTCCTGACGGGTCAGCAGGGTTTCGCGCGCCGAATTGGAAATAAAAAACGACAGTCCGAGACTGGTCAGCAGAATGACCACCAGCGACAGCCAGGACAGCGTGCGGGCATAGCTCAGGGGCAGGGCGCTTTCCACGGGCGCGTCCTGCCGACGGCAGTCGCAGTTTTCCGGCGCCGCGGGGTTTGACTGGCTCATGCGCGCCTCTTGGAACAATTCTCCATTGCAATACCCAAGCCTGAAGGCCGTTCAGAGCCTCAGGATACATTTCAGAGCGTTTTCAAAGCTGTAAAAAAGAAAGCGTACTCATAAAAGCGTCTTCACGAAGTAAACGCGGCGGTAGCCCTTCTCCACGCATCCGTGACTTTCAGTATAGCCCAACCGTGGATACCAGGCCAAATTCTCCGTCATGACCTCGTTGGTGTAGAGCTGAATACGCCGGCAGCCGAGACTGCGGGCCTTTTCTTCGGCGCAGCCGGCCAGCGCCCGGCCGTAGCCTGTGCCCCGAGAGCCGGGGCGAACCGCGATATTGTCCAGAAGGAGCGTATCTTTGTCCCGCGGGAGCAGGACCACATAGCCCTCGACCCTGCCCGCAGCCTCCAGCACCAGAATATTGCCGTTGCGGATATGGACGCCGTAGTCGTCAATCATGGGAAAGGGTTTGATGTCCATCCGCTCCAGATACACGGCATAGGCGCTTTGGGCGATATTCTCAATGGCGGCGCGGTCGCGCTCCTCGGCCGGACGAATGCAAAAGGCGTCTGGAGCAATCGCCTCACCATCTTCTCTGGTCATGTCCATGCGCCCCTGCCTGCCGCGAAAAAAGCGCGGGGTTTCCTTGCGACTGGGTATCTACAGCAGATTAATGTTAAGAATGTACATTCGTAATGCTTAAAGACGCCCGCTTCGTCGCTTAACAGCGCAAATAAATTGCGCGGCGGCTGCTCCCGCAACCGCCAGAGAAATTTCAAAGCGAAATTGCTCTAAAAGCCCTGTGTCCGTTGCGGCACAGCCAGATAGGCGGCCAGATCCGCTTCTTCCTGCGGGTAGCCGCCCGCGCCCAGGCGGGCGTTGGCCAGACGCTTGCCCAACTCCACGGCCGGTTGATCCAGAGGATTGATGCCCATGAGCCAGCCGGTGAACAATGTGGCGGCTTCCAGCAGCATCATCAGCGAACCGGCGGCGCGGGGCCCGGTGTCGCTCATCTCGATATGCACCAGCGGCACGCCGCTCTTGCACAGGGCCATGCGCGTGCCCAGCGCCTCGGCCTCCAGCAGGCTGCCGAAAGGCTTGGCGCGCAGCCAGGCCCATTGTTCAGGCACGTCCATGCCGAAATTGCGGCCCTGAGGCTGGTTCCGACTGGTCAGGAAGAGGCAGCCCTTGTCCCGCCGACCGTCCAGAAACATCTGGTTGATGGAATGCTGGTCCGTCACTCCGGTGGCCGGCACGGGCATGCTGCCCTGGCCGTCCTTGCCCAGACTTTCGGCCCAGAGCTGGCCGAACCAGGGACCGTAGGTGGCCCACTGCGGAATGTAACAGAAAAAAATCAACTGGCTGTAGCCATGATCCTCCAGGGCTTTGGCCCAGCAGGCCAGTGCGAAGGACGGATGCTGCCCGAGACTGTCGGGATGTTCCACCAGGGGACGGGCCACGTCGGCCGCGCCGTCCAGCAGAGCCTGCCAGTCGATGCCCAGAAAAGCGGCGGGCAGCAGGCCCACGGCGGACAGGGCGGAATAGCGCCCGCCCAGATAATCCGGCACTTCCAGGGCCGTGAGGCCGTAACGCGCGGCTTCCTCGCGCAGATAGCCCTTGTGCTCGTCGGTGACCACAATCATCTGTTCCTGCCAGCATTCTCCCAGCGCGGCCTTGAGCCAGTCACGCACCAGAAAATACTGGGCCAGGGTTTCAATGGTGCCGCCGGATTTGCTGATGCAGACCACCACGGTTTCGGCGGGATTGAGCTTGCCGAGCAGGGCTTCAAACTGTTCGGCGCAGACATTGTCTGCAATCCAGAGCCAGGGGCCCTTGTGGCCGGGACCGTCCTGGCCCGGCGCAAAGGCCCGCTGCATGGCGCGCGCGCCCAGGGCCGAGCCGCCGATGCCCAGCACCAACATATGCTTGTAGGCCTTGAGACGCGGAACCAGCGGAGCCAGCTCCACTTCCAGCTTGGCGCGATAGGGCATGGTCAGGAAAGGCAGTTCTCCGGCGGCCGCCTCGCGGGCCAGACGTTGCACCAGTTCCTCGCTCCGGGCCGCGCAGGCCGCGGCAGCCGTCTCGGGCAGACGGGCCGTATACGCTCTGGACCATTCAAGATTATGGGACATGACGCACCTCCCGCTTGGCACATTGGGGCTGGATGATTGCAATGAAAAATGACGCTAAAAAAGCCGCAAGGCCTTGGGCGCGAAAAAACGGCGGCGCACGGCCTTATAGGTTTGCGGGCGCACGCCGAAACGGCAGCGCCAGAGCGGGCAGCTCTCCCGCGCCGGGCAGGCCCGCACTTCGCGCCGGTTGCCCGCGCAGTTCATGCACTGCCGCCGTACGGCGCGCAACGCCGCCCGTGCCGCGTCGCCCGCCTCCGGGGTCGGGGACGCTTCGCCGGGCAGGGCCGCCAGACGCCAGACCCACAAAGGACATTGCGCGTCCGGACAGGATCGTACCGATCTGGAGGACGCCCCCTGGCATTCCAGGCAAAATTGCCGGATGAGCGCTATGGCGCCGCTTCTGGCCATGTTTATTCAGCCGCCGCCCCGCAGCACTTCTTGTACTTTTTGCCGCTGCCGCAGGGACAGGGATCATTGCGGCCCACCTTGGGTTCGGGCCGCCGGTAAGCCGCGGGACGCAGGGCCACGCCGTCCACATAATACATTTTGTCGTCTTTGCGCCGGAAAAAACTTTTCTCACCCAGTTGCCGGGGAATGCCGTCCAGCTCGTAAAACGCGCGGAACTCCACGGTATCGTATAGCTCGCCGTTTTCACCCACCGGCGCGTCGTTCTCGCACCGGCCCATTTCCAGACGAAGCCAGTGCACATCCTTACCCTGTTCCGCCAGTTTTTCCGCGGAAAGCCCTTCCCGGAAATCAGGATGCGTGCTCTCCACCAACCAGGCGTAGCGCCCCAGCGCATAGGCCGCGTAACGCGAACGCATCAAGGTTTCGGCATCGGCCGGCCAAGCCGCGCCGTCAATATAGGGGCCACAGCAGTCGGCAAAGGACAGGCCGCTGCCGCAGGGACAGAGTTTGGACATGAAAAAAGCCGCCTTTGTTTGACGCGGCCCGGGATGGGCCATGTCCTTCCCTACAGCATAGCCTATGGTCTGACGGGCGGCAAGGGCATGAAAGGCGGCGGAGCCCGTCAGCCGCGCTCGTCCGCTTCCGGCTTGGGAACGACGGGAGGCCGCAGGCAAACCAGGCAGCCGGGAAGCACAGGCACGTCGTCCAGCATGACCAGTTCCAGAACGCCCTTGTGCGCCTTTTCCGCACGCGCCTCGCCCAATGGCTGACCGGCGGCGTCCAGAATCTGGCGGGCTTCTCCGGGGCGGGGCGTGCCGGGTCCGGAAGCCAGGCACCAGATATGGCAGGGAGCGCCCTCCGCGCTGACGCGGAAGACCTCGCCGCAGCCCAGTTGTGTCAGCAGCCGGAAATAGCGGCGGCCCAGCAGATAGGTGAGCGCGCTGCAGACAAGCCCGAGACCGGCGCACCATGCGGCCAGCATAAAGGGATTCCAGCCCGTGATGCGGCGAATCCAGGAAAGCGAACCGGCCCGTTGCGCCTCTTCGTCGGCCCAGACCACCAGAACGAACTTCTGCGCACTCTGCGCCGTAGCGCCCTTGAAGGACAAGCGTAATTCGTAGCTGCCCGGTTCGGCCTGGGGTTCGGCCCGCACTTCGCCGCGCCACATGCCGTTGCCGAACCAGTAACCGGTGAAAAAGCCTTCCAGATTGAAATGCAGAGGCGCGTTTTCAGGCGTGAAGCGCACCTGCACGTCGCTGTTGAGCGGATTTTTGAGTGCCGACGGACCGGAAAGAGGTACGGCCTGACCGGACAGAATCTCCACCTGGTCAGAACCGGCGCGCATGCCCGCCAGCAGGCCGTCGATAAGTCCCAAAAGGGCCACGGCCAGCAGCAAGGCGCTGACCTTGCCCACAAGGCGCTGCCGCTGGCGGGTCTGCCGACAGGCGTCCCAGAGAGGTGTGCTGAACTGTAAAGTCATGGCTTCTTTTATACGGGCAAGCGGTCATTGGGACAAGCAAAAAGCGCGCGGTGTTTCGCGCGCTTTTTGCCGCTGTTCGTTGTCAGCGGCGCCGATAATCCGCGAACAGGCGGAACCTATTCCCGCTGTAAGTGAGCGGATTTCGTGCATCCCGTTCGGCGAGTTCTTTGAAAACAAGCCGACAACGGCACAAACCCCGCAAAGCGGGGTTTGTCATCAGTCCGAGACGCGTGGAACGCCGCGCGCCTGCAAATTTCGCCGCATCCGGCTCTCATGCCCGGGGGCGCTCCTGTCGCGCGTCAGCGGGCCAGAAGACAATTGCCCCCTGCTTCTTCCTGCACGCGCCAGCGCACCAGTTGGCGGCCCTTGCGAGGCAGGTCGATCAGGCTTTCATGTTCCGCCGGGAAACGCCGCCGCACCAGGCGCGTCAGATAGAAGGCCCCGATCCAGACCGGTACGGTGATGCCGAAAAACCAGAAACAGAACACCGCTTCCGACGGCCACGACGACCACTGGGAGGCCCGGTACATGGACAGGAACACCGCCCCCAGCATGAGCAGGTTGGCCGCGATGCGGATCAGCACGACATACAGGGATTGTTTGTAGCTGTTCATGATATTT
Proteins encoded in this region:
- the fdnG gene encoding formate dehydrogenase-N subunit alpha; amino-acid sequence: MQCSRRKFLKLAGMGTLCLSLGQLGFNLEDALAYSRSLKIEGAKEVVTICPFCAVCCQVIAYVRDGKLVSTEGDPDFPVNEGALCAKGAALYSMYTNDHRLKKPLYRAPHSDTWEEKGWDWTLDQIARRVKDARDKDMVLKNAEGRTVNRLESIFMMGTSHASNEECAVIHQAMRGLGVVHMDHQARVUHSPTVAALAESFGRGAMTNHWIDIKNADAVLIIGSNAAEHHPVAFKWIMRAKDKGAVLMHVDPKFSRTSARCDFHVPLRSGTDIAFLGGMVNYILQSESYFKDYVLNYTNAAFVVGKDYAFEDGLFSGYDPKTRSYDRSKWAFEKGPDGAPLRDVSLRNERCVFNLMKRHYSRYSLKNVSDVTGVSEKNLLRVYEAFCATGKPDKAGTILYALGWTQHTVGVQNIRCSTLVQLLLGNIGVAGGGINALRGEPNVQGSTDHALMYHILPGYIALPQDQWQTLAEFNKANTPVTALKNSANWWGNRPKYMVSLLKGWFGDAATPENDFCYDLLPKGDKGVDYSYMYTMDKMFHGEMKGGFIFGVNPMNSFPNTNKMRAALDNLDWLVCSELHHSETTDNWRRPGVDPKEKKTEVFLLPSAHRVEKAGTISNSGRWLLWFDKAVEPGGEARSFADIFVPLVNRLRALYKAEGGAFPDPLLKLNWPESFDAEEWTRRINGLFWADSKVGGKTYKRGQLVPAFGQLKEDGSTSSLNWLYCGSFTEEEGNKSKRRDPSQTPMQAAIGLYPNWSWCWPVNRRILYNRASVDVNGKPLNPAKAVIAWENGKWVGDVPDGPWPPQADTEKGKLAFIMNTDGYAQLYGTGRLDGPFPEHYEPAETPLARHPFSGQLSSPVYKFHDSEMDKFAKAADPRYPIVLTTYSLTEHWCGGGETRNVPNLLEAEPQLYIEMSHELAKEKGIANGDGVIIESARGRVEAIAMVTVRIRPFTVMGKTVHLVGMPFAFGWTTPKCGDATNRLTVTAYDPNTTIPEAKACCVNVRKADKLTEIA
- a CDS encoding sigma-54-dependent transcriptional regulator codes for the protein MSEKSHILVLDDEKNYLLVLQTLLEDEGYTVTAISDPETALAFLDESEVDVVVTDMKMPKVTGREVLQRVKKSWPYIPVLIMTAFGSIESAVEVMKYGAFDYITKPFSNDELLLSIHNATELARAHRQYRLLQEVMEERYGVHKIVGRSRAIRDVLVMVDRAAPSRSTVLITGESGTGKELVARAIHYTSPRKDKPFVSVNCMALNPGVLESELFGHEKGSFTGAVAMRRGRFEQADGGTLFLDEIAELTPDLQVKLLRVLQERRFERVGGGEEIEVDIRVVAATNKDLAAMVEKGAFRDDLYYRLNVVQIPLPPLRERREDIPLLVAHFVEKVIADNNMPSKTFSTEALNYLTGYEWPGNIRQLENVVESCLVLVPGSVIEVDNLPAEIRDEESQFKSAVDLLPVQLDLADTLEKIEAALIRRALVRADLVQVKAAEYLGISKSLLQYKLKKYGITGH
- a CDS encoding sensor histidine kinase, which codes for MSQSNPAAPENCDCRRQDAPVESALPLSYARTLSWLSLVVILLTSLGLSFFISNSARETLLTRQEDFARLLVENLNSQIFRRFALPTILANGRIALRQPAQYERLDQVVQSVIHGLPVERLRIYDFSRLVAYSTKKEDLGRAGLSPPNLDDVLHGAAPKSEIISSIPAWQAPFRVPLREGTFVLRVLYPLRGETLRPGEQAPVMGALELTQDITGDYEQVLAFQGIIVVMCLLSSVVMFGLLLMLIHRAERILAERMHKNRLLENELHSNEKLAGMGRVVASIAHEIRNPLGIIRSSAELLQRRTDKADAGTSRILGAIYDESVRLSQTVNDFLDYARPRQPRQSLVDVNLVLDQVMAFLEGELGRHGVAVEREVEPGLFVRGDKDLLYRAFYNILVNGQQAMDGPGIVRIRGGLEPDQGNGPGRVRLEFLDSGPGFDPATLPSLLDPFFTTKDGGTGLGLPIVQSIIASHGGQIELENGPEGGALVRVLLPAADLKAPEVQDE
- a CDS encoding GNAT family N-acetyltransferase translates to MTREDGEAIAPDAFCIRPAEERDRAAIENIAQSAYAVYLERMDIKPFPMIDDYGVHIRNGNILVLEAAGRVEGYVVLLPRDKDTLLLDNIAVRPGSRGTGYGRALAGCAEEKARSLGCRRIQLYTNEVMTENLAWYPRLGYTESHGCVEKGYRRVYFVKTLL
- a CDS encoding glucose-6-phosphate isomerase, whose protein sequence is MSHNLEWSRAYTARLPETAAAACAARSEELVQRLAREAAAGELPFLTMPYRAKLEVELAPLVPRLKAYKHMLVLGIGGSALGARAMQRAFAPGQDGPGHKGPWLWIADNVCAEQFEALLGKLNPAETVVVCISKSGGTIETLAQYFLVRDWLKAALGECWQEQMIVVTDEHKGYLREEAARYGLTALEVPDYLGGRYSALSAVGLLPAAFLGIDWQALLDGAADVARPLVEHPDSLGQHPSFALACWAKALEDHGYSQLIFFCYIPQWATYGPWFGQLWAESLGKDGQGSMPVPATGVTDQHSINQMFLDGRRDKGCLFLTSRNQPQGRNFGMDVPEQWAWLRAKPFGSLLEAEALGTRMALCKSGVPLVHIEMSDTGPRAAGSLMMLLEAATLFTGWLMGINPLDQPAVELGKRLANARLGAGGYPQEEADLAAYLAVPQRTQGF
- a CDS encoding YchJ family protein, with the translated sequence MSKLCPCGSGLSFADCCGPYIDGAAWPADAETLMRSRYAAYALGRYAWLVESTHPDFREGLSAEKLAEQGKDVHWLRLEMGRCENDAPVGENGELYDTVEFRAFYELDGIPRQLGEKSFFRRKDDKMYYVDGVALRPAAYRRPEPKVGRNDPCPCGSGKKYKKCCGAAAE